Proteins encoded by one window of Lycium ferocissimum isolate CSIRO_LF1 unplaced genomic scaffold, AGI_CSIRO_Lferr_CH_V1 ctg15007, whole genome shotgun sequence:
- the LOC132042395 gene encoding LOW QUALITY PROTEIN: protein RKD1-like (The sequence of the model RefSeq protein was modified relative to this genomic sequence to represent the inferred CDS: inserted 2 bases in 1 codon), translated as MTNDCVEEIITEKEKQKMLSRDTISKYFYMPIIQAAKELNIGVTFLKKRCRDLGIRRWPHRKLMSLQTLIKNVKIYSLYKHVTLVSVMNIYGELKGGXGNGMEQKWKDVINSLEEEKKRMEEIPDMELEEKTKRLRQYCFGANFKRRRLMGMENCGLLL; from the exons atGACTAATGATTGTGTTGAGGAAATTATAACGGAAAAAGAGAAGCAAAAAATGTTGTCTCGAGATACAATTTCAAAGTACTTTTACATGCCAATAATTCAAGCAGCCAAGGAACTTAATATTGGGGtgacatttttgaagaaaagatgTAGGGATTTGGGAATTCGAAGGTGGCCACATAGGAAGTTAATGAGTCTTCAAACACTAATCAAGAATGTTAAG ATTTATTCTCTATATAAACATGTAACCCTTGTTTCGGTTATGAATATTTACGGGGAATTGAAGGGGGG AGGAAATGGTATGGAACAAAAGTGGAAGGATGTGATAAATTCATtagaggaagagaagaaaaggatgGAAGAAATTCCGGACATGGAACTtgaggagaaaacaaagagattAAGGCAATATTGTTTCGGGGCTAACTTCAAGAGGAGAAGGCTTATGGGTATGGAGAATTGCGGGCTTCTTTTG